The genome window GGCCCAGGCCTCCAACGCGACCACCAACGCGGCGGTGTCGTTCGGCACCTCGATCCTCGGGGCGCTGTTCGGCCGCAAGCTCGTCTCGTCGACCAACATCGGGAAGGCGGCCACCAGCATGCGGAACGCCTCGCGAGCCAGCGAGCAGCGGGCCGACGTCGGCCGCGCTGAAGAGAACCGCAACGCGATCCAGGCCGATCTCGAGTCCCTCCAGGAAGAGCTCGAAGCCCAGATCGAGACGATCCGCGAGGCGAACGCCGTCGAGAACCTGGAGATCACCACGCTGGAGCTGAAGCCCCGCAAGTCGGACACGATGGTCGAGGGGGTGTCGCTCCTCTGGCTGCCGTACCAGGTCGGCAAGGACGGGCTCGCCAAACCGGCCTTCGACTGACCGCGCCTCCCGCTAGGCCTCGTCTGTTGAAAAGTCCGTGATCTCGGGATCGAGTCGGGGGGCTTCGCTACATTCGCGCGCGGCGGCGACCTACAATCCTGCGATTCCCGTTTTCGGATCTCCCTCGTTTCCCCGGTGCCATGTACGACGTTCACGATCTGACCCGCCAGCTTCAGAAATCCAATGACTCCAAGATCGTGATGCTCGTGGGCGATGGTCTCGGGGGCCTGCCGCTCGAACCGGGCGGAAAGACCGAACTCGAAACGGCCAGCACGCCGAATCTCGACGCCGTCGCCCGCCGCGGAACGCTCGGCCAGACCATTCCGGTCCTGCCGGGAATCACCCCCGGCAGTGGTCCGGGACACCTCGGCCTCTTCGGGTATGACCCGCTCAAGTACCAGATCGGCCGCGGGGTGCTGGAAGCCCTCGGCATCGATTTCGAGCTCGGCCCGAACGACGTCGCGATCCGCGGCAACTTCTGCACGATCGACGACGCCGGCCTCATCACCGACCGCCGCGCCGGCCGGATCAGCAGCGAGCAGGCCGCTCCGATCTGCGAAAAGCTGCACAACGGCGTGAAGATTCCGGGCGTGGAAGTCTTCGTGAAGCACGTCAAGGAGTACCGGCTGGTGATCTGCTTCCGGGCTCCGGGCCTGGAAGGGGAAGTCCACGACACCGACCCGCAGAAGACCGGCGTCAAGGCTCTCGATCCGGTCGCCAAGGCCCCGGGATCGCAGCGGACCGCCGAGATCGCCAAGGAATTCCTGCGGCAGGCGAAGGAGATCCTGAAGGACTGCAGCCCGGCCAACTTTCTGACGATGCGCGGGATCGACAAGAAGCCGCCGATCCCGACCTTCGAGGAGGTGTACGGCCTGAAGGCGGGGGCTCTGGCCGTTTACCCGATGTACCGCGGACTGGCCCGGCTGGTCAGCATGGACATCCTCGACGCCGGCCAGACGCTGGACGACCAGTGCGAGCAGCTCAAGAAGTCGTGGAACGACTACGACTTCTTCTTCATCCACTTCAAGTACACCGATTCGAGCGGCGAAGACGGGGACTTCAAGAAGAAGGTCGCCAAGACCGAGGAGCTCGACACGGCGATTCCGAAGATCATGGCCCTCAATCCGACGGTCCTGATCGTCACCGGCGACCACAGCACGCCGAGCAAGATGAAGTCGCACAGCTGGCATCCGGTCCCGACGATGATCGTCGCCGACACCTGCCGCTTCGATGGCTCGACGTCATTCGGCGAGTCGGAGTGCCGTAAGGGTGGGCTGGGAACCTTTGAAGCCAAGTACCTGATGCCGATGGCATTGGCTCACGCCGGACGGCTCGAAAAGTTCGGTGCCTGAGCCAAAGCGTCCGCGACACAAGGAGTTCCGGCGTCCCCTCCGGAGCTCCTTGTATTCACTGGGGTCCAGGGACTTGCTCCCGGGCTCCAGCGACCGAAGGCCACTGACGGAAACTGAGGACCGAGGACTGAAAACCGGTTCGGTTCCAACGTAGAATCCCGGTATGCCGCTGGACCTGCAAACCGCGATCGCCCTGACCTGTGTCGCTGGAGCGGCGATGGTCCTCGCGCGGCGCTTTCACCGCCGGTTCTTCGGGCAAGGGACGGCGTGCGGCGGATGCGGCTCGTGTTCCCACGCGTCGGCAGCCAAGCCGCTCGTAGTACTGAGCGATCTCTCGTCAACGCGGTCCAGCTGACGCCTCCCGCTTTCCGCCTCGCGCCGGAATTGGCGTGCCGGCCTGACGACCGGACTTCTCCCCCGCCGTCTGGTTCATCTTCTCGACCAGCTTCCTGATCGCCGCCGCCGGGATCGCTTCGTGGAGCGTAATCAGCACCGGACCGGTGTGGATGATTTCCTCATCGGTTCGCGGCATCTCCATCTCCGCGCCGCCCGCATCGGGCTCCTCGGCAGTGCCCTTCTCTCCTGGAGGCGTGGCCTCTTCCCCTTTCGGGGGCGAGTCCTTCGGCGTCCCGCTCTCCGCATCCGGCTCCTCCGCGATCTCGAACGGAACGTCGTCGGACAGAGACCAGATGGCGGACACGTGCCCGATGGCGTTTCCGCACTCGTCCAGGACCGCCGCACCGCTCGATCCGGGAGCCCAGTCGGTGCTGACGTTGAGCCGCAGCAGCACCAGGGCATCCGCGGCGACGGGGTTCCGCTTCCGCTCCGGCGGCGGCACGCGATAGAAGCGGTTCACGATCCCGTCGGAGAAGTAGCCGTAGGCGTCGAGCGGATCGCTATAGCAGTAGGCTTTGTCGCCGGGGAAGACGTCGGAGTTGAACGCCAGCGGCTCGATCTTCGTTTCCGCTCCGAGCGACGAGAGGTCCACCCGGACAATCGCGGCGTCGAGGTCGCGGTCGTACGCCAGGATCGCCTTCACCGGGAGGATCTGGTCGGTCTCCGTCATGGCGACGAGGCACCCCTCCGTGATCCCTTCCGGATCGACGCAGTGGTGGCAGGTGGCGAAGACTCCGTCGTCCGTGATCGCGTAGGCCGCTCCGAGCGAAAACCCGTCGAGCCCCTCTTCGTCAAAGCCGTACCAGCCGAACCGGAGAAAGGCCCGCCGCGCCGCCTGGGCGACTCCCCGGCCGGTCAGGGGCTTGGTCGAGGGGGGGCGGAGCGTGATCGCCTCGGCCCGGGGGCGCCGCAGCTGCTGGCGGGCCGAACGGACGTCCAGCGAGACCTTCGACTCCATAAACGCCTTGGCCTTGTCGAGGAGGGCGTCATCCTCGGCGAACGTTGTCGCCCGCTCGATCCGGACCCCTTCGCCCTGGGCGAAGAGCGCCTCCCCGCCCGATCCGGCGAGGACCAGGGAAACCGACAGCACCTGAAGACCGGCAATCCACCATCGCATCGTGTCCAGCTCCTCGGACGAACTCCTCGGCTGGAGAGTGTCGCACTTCCAGCGGGGGGAGTGTCAAGCGGAACTGCTTTCGGTGCGGTCGACCCCGCCTTCGGGGGCTTGCTGACCAATGTGTCCAGGCCGTCTCTCTGATCTGTGTGCATCTGTGTTTATCTGCGGCTCCATTTTCTAAGTTGGCCACAGATGAACACAGATAACGGCGGGAGGGACGGCGTCGGTCCTCATGGCCGACTGACAAAAAAAGCAGGCGGCTCCAGTCGAGCCGCCTGCTGCGAAGATCAGCGATTCCATCATGGAGCGAGCGTTACCCGATCGTCCCGATGTTTACGTACGCGTGAACGTGCGGGGCACCGCGGAAGTGCCAGACGAACGCGGGGCCTTCGACGCGCCAGATGTCCCAGACGCGATCGTCGCCGAGATCTCCCTGCTGGTAGAACGCCAGATGGAGCTGGTCGATGCCGCCGGAGGCCTTCAGGATCTCGAAGACTTCGTCGACGTCTTCGCTCCGGTACGGTCCGAGCAGCGTCTTCAGCGTCTTCTCCACGAGGGCCCGCTGATCGGCCGACAGCTCGGAGATGGCGAGGCCCGGGTACGTCTTCCCGGCCCCCTGGATCGGGACGGCCGCTTCGTTCGGAGCTTTCGGGAGGAGCGCCGCCTTGGCCTGCTTGGCGTCGAGGGCTCCGAAGACCTCGTTGACCTGCTTCGTCTGATAGCTGAAGAGGTTCTCCTTGGGGTCTTCCTCGCCGTGGCCGTAGACGATCGGGCCGCCGAAGGCCGCCTTGTCGACGCTGTTGCCGTCGGCCCGGAGGGTCAGGTGGCGGCCGGTCAGCTCGAACTGGAACTTGTCCGAGTCCGGCGAGCCGAACATAGCGATGCTGTAGCCGCCGATCCCGCCGTCGTCGTATTCGGTCTGCTTCACGATCCGCTCGTAGCCGTCCGGAGTCGTGACGTTCTTGACGATCTCCGTCACGAGGGCCCGCTGCTCCTTCGTGAAGAAGTCGTCGCGGACGAGCGGCTTCGTGATGTGCCAGTTCGCGTTGACCTTGCTGCGGAGCTCATGGTCGAAGGGGAAGACGAGGGTCTTCTTCTGCGACTCGTTGAGCGAGGCGAAGAGCCGTCCGGCAGCCGATTCGGCAGCGCTGCTCTTGGACGGAGCGGCATAGAGCGCGGAGCTGGCGGGAGCCCAGATCGCCTGCGCGGCCAGGCCGGTCAGAACGGTTCCCCCGACCGACTGCAGAAACGAGCGGCGGTCGAACGACGACTGGCAATCGTCACAGGGGCGTTGCGGGTTTGCGGACATCACTCTGTACTCCCGGGGTCCGATGGCGAGGCGCGACATGGGAACGGGAGAGCGGGACCAGGATGGCTGGACGCGAGCTCTCCCATCGGCGATCACTTGTGTGATTCTCACGCATCGAAACGCAGAATGCGAGCGCCGTCCCGGTGTTCTTCATCCCGAATGAAGGGGAGCCGCGATGGGCAACCGAGTGCCGTCAGGGAGCCTGTGATCCCCCGTTTCCCTGCGGGACCGATCCCGCCGCCCAGGGAAACTCTCGGCGGAGCATGGCGGCGACCGCCTCGGCCTCGGACTCCGACGCCACTTCGCGGAGGGCTTCGACCGCTTCGGTGAGGGCCCGCACCGAGAGCGTCTCGAGGTCCTTGTACGAGGTTCCCAGCCACAGCCATTCCGTGACGGCGTCCCGCGGAAGGTTCCGCGACAGGTAGCCTCTCCCGAGGAGGTACTGGGGGCCGGCCCGCAGCCAGGCCGGGAGGTACTCGATCTCGGTCCGCCAGCTCTGCAGCTCCTTCTCGGGGATCGCCTGGCCCCCCAGCCGAGTCCGCCAGAGCTGGGCCCGGGCGAGGGCGGCGACGGGGGGCTGGGGCGTTCGGGCCAGTTCCTCCATCGAGCGGCGGGCGATGTCACCGTAGACCGGATCGAGAAGGAGGATGCTGGCGGCGACGAGCTGCATCCCCGGCCGGGGATCGTTCATCCATTGCCGGGCCCGGGACTGAAGCGGCACGCCGACCGGCACGGGAGTCCAGACGAGAGGAGCGGTCGACCAGTGCCGGGACTCGGGGTCGGCGTCGAGAAGCGAGGCGAAGGTCTCCCCGGCCGCGAGCAGGTTTTCCGTCCGCAGGTCGCAGCGGATCAGCGCCGCCAGGATCTCGCGGTCGACCCACTTGCGGTGTTCGTCCTTGAGGGCGGTCACGAGCGCGGCCCGGGCGGCGGGGACATCCCCTTTGTCGAGCAGTGCCAGCCCTGCCCGGTGGGCGGGGTTGTAGTAGGTGTCGATGTGCAGGATCTGGGACGCGGAGACCGTCTCAGGACCGCTCGTGCGGAGGCGGATCGTCAGCCGGTCGCCGACGAAATCGGCGATCTCGCCGACCAGGATCACTTCGCCCGACTTCTCCGGATACTGGACGTGGACCCGGTCGTTCGCCGCCGCCTGGACCGTCAGCGCCGTGATAAGCAGGGCGGCGCGGGCCACAGACGTTCGCCGGCGATCTCGGCCGCGAGGGGAAGAGCCCGGTGCGTCGTTCATCGGCTGGCCTCGGAAAGACCGGATCTCACGAGGCGACTGGAGTGGTCGCGGGGACCGCCGTCGCTTCTTCTTCGCGGGCTTTCGCCTCGCCGCGGATCACGAGCGGGATCAGCATCAGGAACCCGGTCGTGATGGCAATGTCGGCCACGTTGAAGACCCCCGTCTGCAGCGGAAGCTCTTTGCCGAGGATCAGGAAGTCGATGACCCGTCCGCCGAGGCGGATCCGGTCGATCAGGTTCCCGATGCCGCCGACAACCACCAGGGCCAGTCCCGTGAAGAACCACTTGTCCGGATGCTTTCCCGCGATCAGGTAGATGCCGAACCCCAGCAGGACCGCTCCGTTCCCGACCGTCAGGATCCAGAACCGGACCTGGGGAGGAAACCCGGCGAAGAGGCTCAGGAACGCGCCCGGATTCTCGGCGTAGTTGATGCGGAAGTAGCCATTGAGGTAGCGCTGCTCCGGCTGGCCGCGCCAGTTGTCGACGGCGTACTTCTTGGTCGCCTGATCGCATCCGACGAGCGCCACCAGCAGTCCGCACAGGACCAGGAGGCGGAACCGGCGGGACAGGGACTCCGTTGTCGACATGGTGCCTCCGGCGGAAGACCGGGACGGCGAGGTGCGGACATCGGGTTGAATCCCCGGAGCCCGGCGCTCGGTCCTCAGCCCCCCTTCCTCCTGAACTGGGTGACGTCGCGGTAGATGTATTTGCCGTTGTGCTGTCCAGCGAGCTTCACCAGGAAGTTGCCCGCATGATTGACCTTGGAGACCGGCCCTTCACCAAACTCGATGCAGTGGATGTGGGCCCCTTCCTTATTGCGGATCCTGAGCTCCTCCAGATCACGGGCGTTCATCGCCGGATCGGCGCCGTCGGTCAGGAAGAAGATGACGTCGGGATGGAACTTCAGGGCTTCGGCGAGCGCGGGGAAGTGCAGCGTCCCGTCCATCGGCTCGATCGACCGGAGCTGTTCTGCGACCTGCAGCCGCTGGGCATCGGTCCCGTAGAACATCGGAAACCGCTGGTCCCGCGTCACGAGCATCCGGAGCTTGGTGTTGTAGAAGATGACCTGAAACTGCTGCTTTTCTTTCAGGGCCTCCAGGCTCGTCATCAGTTCCGACTTGGCGGCGAGCAGGGCATCGAAGTCCGCCATGCTGCCGGAGCTGTCGATGACGTAGACGAAGCGGTTCCCTTCGTCGCGGGCGCCGATGAAGGTTGTCCCTCCCCGGCCGCTGCCGATGCCGTCTCCGGTGCCGGTCCCCATTCCGGGGCGTCCCGTTCCGCCCGGGCCGCCTCCTCCGCCGCCGGATGTCAGAGCACCGGAGCCGGAACGGAGCAGGTTGTTTCCGAGCGTTGAGGCGATTTCCGGGGGTGCGGCGTTCGTCCCGGGGCCGATGACGGCCGGGCCTTCGGTGAGCACCTCCGGAAGGGGAATTTCGACCGGAGCGGTGGCCGGGACGTACGGCGCCTCGGCCGAGGGGGCCGGGGCGGCGGCGTTTGTCATTGCCGGATCGCCGGCGGGGAGCGCGTCGCCGGTTCCCAGGTTTCCGGAGCCTCCGGCGGGTTCGCCGGTGTAGATCCCGACTTCGCGGAACCCGTCGCCGCCGTTCCCTTCGATGTCGGGACGGACGGGAGTCCGCCCCGCGAGCTGGGAGGCGACGAGGAGGACGGTGCCGTGAAAAAGCAGGGAAAGGAGCCAGCTGGGCACGACCATCCACCGTTCGCGCGGCCGGAGCCAGTCGCGAATCCGGCCGCGTCGTGTGGGGGTGGCTGGAGCGTTCACTCAGGCATCTTATGTCCGGGGTGGAAACCGGGACAATGGCGTCTTTTCCCCAGCGTTCTGTTCGACCATGGGCCCCACCGGGTCCAGGGGCACCCTGGTGGGGGATGCAAGGGGGCAACGCCCTCTTGCCCGCCGGAGGCCGTCTCGTCGAGCGATGTCTGAAGGAGAGCGTGTCCAAGCGCGGACAACGTGTCGTATGCCCCCCTCACCAACCCGCGGGGAGTGCAAAGCGAGCGGTGAGTCCTCAACGCCGGTACCACAAAGGGGATGTCCGTTGCTGACCACGGTTCCCCATCGAAAATGCCTCCGGCGGCAAGGGGGCGTGGCCCCCTTGACCCCAGACTGCCGTGGCACGTTGGGTTCGAGCAAACCGAGTCGTGCCGGCCAGGACGGTGTCCAAGTAACGACCGAACACGCAGTCCGATCGGCCGACAGGTGAGAAACTTTCGATGGGTCGGTAGCATCCCCTTCAATCGTTACCGCGGGGTCGCCAGCCCCGACGGTGCGGCGCCCAGTTCGAGCGGGACCGGGCGTACTTCGCTCCTGAAAAAGAACGAGAGACTGGAATGCGGTTGCTGGTCGCAGTGATGGCGCTGTGGATGGCCCTCCCCAACGTGGGAGCCGGGGCCGATGACGGATTCGTGGACCTCTTCAACGGCAAGGACCTCACCGGCTGGGAAGGAGACCCCACCCTCTGGTCCGTCGAAGACGGAGCGATCACCGGCAAGACCGATGGCAAACTCCCCTACAACAAATTCCTGATCTGGAAAGACGGCACGCTGACGGACTTCGAGGTCCGGCTCGTCTTCCGGCTCGAAGGAGACAACAACTCCGGCGTCCAGTACCGCAGCGCCCGCCTCAAGGACGCCGGAGAATACGTCGTCGGAGGCTATCAGGCGGACATCCACGCCAATCCCCCCTACACCGGCATGCTCTACGACGAGCGGGGCCGCGGGATCCTCGCCGAACGGGGCCAGAAGGTCGTCGTCGGAGCGGACGGCAAGCGGGAGATCACAAAACTCGAAGGGACCGTCGAAGCGGTCGACCTGACGAAGTGGAACGAGCTGACGATCATCGGCCGCGGGAACCACATCGTTCACAAGCTGAACGGACAGGTCGCGGTCGACATCACGGACAACCAGGAGAAGGACCGCGAGCTGGAAGGGGTCCTCGCCCTGCAGGTCCACGCCGGACCGGCCATGAAGGCTCAATTCAAGTCGGTCAAGCTGAAGAATCTCAAGCCAGGCAAGGGGGCGGCGGCGAAGCCGAACGCCGCCAACGTGCGGCGGCTCGCCGGCATGACCCAGCCCAAATGGATCTGGGACGCCAAGCGCGAAGGGGACAACGGCAAGGTCACCGAGCGGGTTTTCTTCCGCAAGGAGTTCAACCAGCAGGGGGGGATCCCCTCGGCCCGGCTGTATGTCGCGGCAGACAACAAGATCACGGTCTGGATCGACGGCGAGAAGGTCCTCGAACATGACGGATGGACGGAGGCCGGTTCCAAGGACGTGACGGAGCTGTTCAACAAGGAACGCCCCGGCGGCAAGCACCTCATCGCCATCGAAGGCCGCAACACCGGGGACGACAATCCCGCCGGCCTCTTCCTGAGCCTGGCGTTCGAATCGGGCTGGCGCGACGCCTGGAACATCGGGACCGACGACACCTGGCAGGCGACAACCAAGGAAACCTCCGGCTGGGAACAGCCGGACTTCAAGCCCGAAGGTTGGGGTAAGGCGGTCGCGATCGCGGACCTCGAAGGGGGACCGTGGAAGCTGACCCCGGAGAAGCTGTACGCCGCGGCCGGACTCAAGATGCCGACTGCCACTCCGATCGACGCACTGAAAGTGGCCAAGGGATTTCAGGCCGAGCTCCTCTACTCGGTCCCGAAGGACAAGCAGGGCTCGTGGGTCAACATCTGCACCGATCCCAAGGGACGGCTGATCGTCAGCGACCAGTACGGCGGTCTGTACCGTGTCGTCGTTCCGCCGCTCGGCACGACTGAAGGGCTGACTATCGAGAAGATCCCGGTCGATCTCGGCGAGGCCCAGGGACTCCTGTGGGCCTTCGACAGCCTGTACGTGATGGTCAACAAGGGGGGTAAATACACGAGCGGCTTCTACCGCGTCCGGGACACGAACGGCGATGACCAGCTCGACACCGTGGAGTTCCTCCGCGAGCTGACCGGCGGCGGCGAGCACGGCCCGCACGCCATCCTCCTCGCTCCGGACGGACAGTCGCTCTACGTCATCTGCGGCAACCAGGTGAAGTTCACCGAGGTCGTCGGATCCCGCGTCCCGCGGATCTGGGACGAAGACCAGCTCCTCCCGCGGATCTACGGCCGCGGTTTCATGAAGGGGGTCGCGCCCCCGGCCGGGAACATCTACAAGGTGACGCCGGACGGCAAGGACTGGGAGCTGATTACCTCGGGCTTCCGCAACCAGTACGACGCGGCGTTCAACCGCGCCGGTGAGCTGTTCACGTTCGACGCCGACATGGAATGGGACATGAACTGTCCCTGGTACCGTCCGACCCGCGTCTGCCACGTCCTGAGCGGCGTCGACTACGGCTGGCGGAACGGCAGCGCCAAGTGGCCGGTCTACTACGCCGACACCGTGCCGCCGGTCATCAACATCGGCCCGGGCTCGCCGACCGGCGTGACCTTCGGCTACGGCGCCAAGTTCCCGGCCAAGTACCAGAACGCGTTCTTCATCTCCGACTGGAGCTACGGCAAGCTCTACGCCGTTCACCTCGAGCCGAAGGGGGCGACCTACGTCGCCACGAGCGAGGAGTTCATCACCGGAACCCCGCTGCCGCTCACCGACGTCATCGTCCGGCCGCAGGACGGGGCGATGTACTTTGCGATCGGCGGACGGAAGGTCCAGTCGGGCCTCTACCGCGTGACCTATACCGGCCCGGAATCGACCGAGCCGGTGACCGACGTCACGCCGCCCGCTCCGGAAGTCGCCATTCGGAAGTCGCTGGAGGCGTTCCACGGCAAGGTCGATCCGGCGGCCATCGACGCCGCCTGGAAGTCGCTTAGCCATCCCGACCGCGTGATTCGCGCGGCGGCCCGAACGGCGATTGAAAGCCAGCCGGTTGCGGCCTGGCAGGAGAAGGCGCTCGCGGAGACGAATCCGCAGGCGTCGCTGACGGCGCTCGTGGGACTGGTCCGGATGTTCCCCCGCGTCTTCAAGCCGGAGGGACCGGAACTCGATACGCCGCCGCCGGCCTATCCCGTCGAGAACCTGACCCTCAATCCGCTGCTGCCGAAGGTCCTCGAAGCGCTCGGCCGGCTCGACTGGAGCAAGCTCTCCTATGAGCAGAAGATGGAGCTCTGCCGGGCCTACACGCTCGCTCTTTATCGCCTGGGGCCGGTCGACGAAGCGACCCGGACCGGCGTCACGGCCAAGCTCGATTCGCTCTATCCCGCCCAGGGACGTGAGCTGAACGTCATGCTGACCGAGATGCTGGTGTACCTGCAGTCGCCGACCGTCGCCGAGAAGGGGACGAAGCTCCTCGCCGTCGCTCCGACGCAGGAGGAGCAGATTGACCTCGCCCGCTCGCTGCGGTTCCTGACGGCGGGCTGGACGATGGAGTTGCGGAAGTCCTACATGGAGTGGTTCGTGAAGGGGCTCGCCTACAAGGGGGGAGCCAACTTTGCCCAGTTCATGCAGGAGCTGAAGGGGGACGCCGTCGCGCGGATTCCCGAGGATCAGAAGAAGGAACTCGCGGCGATCATCGAAGCGGTGCCGCCGGCTCAGACGACTCCGATCTCCGTCACTCCCCGGCCGTTCGTGAAGGAATGGAAGATGGAGGAAGTGGCTCCGCTTGTCGAAGGGAAGCTCACGGGGCGGGACTTTGACAAGGGCCGGGCCCTGTTTGCGGCGGCCAACTGCTTCGGCTGCCACCGCTTCTCCGACGAAGGGGGCTCGGTCGGTCCGGACCTGACGGGCTTGGCGGGGCGGTTCAGCCGCCGCGACATCCTGGAGTCGGTCATGGAGCCGAGCAAGGTGATCAGCGACCAGTACGCGGCGGTTCAGATCGTGACCCTGGACGGCAAGGTGGTCGTTGGCCGGATCATGAACCTGGCGGGGGACGTGTTGCAGATCAACACGAACATGCTGGATCCGAGTGCGATCACGCCGGTGGACCGGAAGACGATCGACGAGATGGAGATCTCGAAGACGTCGATGATGCCGACGGGTCTGCTCAACTCCTGTAATGAGGAGGAGCTTCTCGATTTGATGGCGTACCTGCTGTCGCGTGGGGACCGTGCGGCGCCGTTCTTCCGGAAGTGATGGTGTTTGAAGAGTTAAACACCAAGGCACGAAGGAGGCACCAAGAGCACGAAGGGCTTTTGGTGACTTCGAACCACGTCCTTGCCAATACCGCGTTGTTGGCTCAAACCCAACGTGCGACGGCAGCCTGGGGTCAAGGGGGCCACGCCCCCTTGCCGCCGGAGGCATTTTCGATGAGGAACCGTGGTACACAACGGATGTCCCCTTTGTGGTACCAACGTTGAGGACTCCTTCACAACACACCGCTGGCTCTGCAATCGCCGCCTGTTGGTGAGGGAGCATACGGCACGGTGTCCGCGCTTGGACACGTGCTCCTTTCGGTGGTGTCGGACGGGCCAGGCCTCCGGCGGGCAAGAGGGCCAGAAAAACAACACAGGCCCCCTTGCATCCCCCACCAGGGTGCCCCTGGACCCGGTTCGGCCAGAAATGTCAGCCGCACGTCGACCGCCCGTAGGCCCGGCACGGTGTTCAAGCATTCTCCAACCGGCCCTCCAGGGACCAGATCTTCGTGTTCCTGGTACCCCCTTGGTGCCTTGGTGTTTAACCAAGAGCACTAAACCTCAGTTCTTCTCCGCAGCCGGAGCGGGGCCTTCCTGGAGCAGAATCAGAACACGGCTCGGAGCCGGAACCGCTTCCAGCTTGTCCTTCGCATCGAACGACCGCCGCTGGTTCACGTACTCGCCATACCGCTGATTCATTTTCGTCGGTGCCGTCTGCTGCTGCTTGGGAACCTCGCGCCACAACTGCTCGGCCTCTTTCTGCGAGAGCTCCAGCGGGATCTGGTACGACATCTGGCGCTCGTTGCGGTCGCCCACCGCGCCACGCATCCGAGCCGGCCCGGCAGGCGAATTGGCGACCGAATCCACCAGGGGCGCAGGAGCATCGGACGCCGGAGCGGCCGGCGCCACAGGAGCCGGGGCAGGAACCGGCGATGCGGGAGCCGGAGCAGGCGCGACCGACGGGACCGGCGTGCCAGCCGGGCGCTCGGGAGAAAAGCCGGGCATTGGCGCCGGCTGCCCCGCGGCCGCCGGCATCGCCTTGGACGGAGACGGAACTTCGTAGTCCGACTGTCCCCGCCCCGACAACTTGTTCGCTCCGTCCCCCTTCTTGACCATCCCCTTCGGGTCGATCGCTTCGACCGAGGTCGGGAGCGTCTTGAATTCG of Planctomyces sp. SH-PL14 contains these proteins:
- a CDS encoding 2,3-bisphosphoglycerate-independent phosphoglycerate mutase, coding for MYDVHDLTRQLQKSNDSKIVMLVGDGLGGLPLEPGGKTELETASTPNLDAVARRGTLGQTIPVLPGITPGSGPGHLGLFGYDPLKYQIGRGVLEALGIDFELGPNDVAIRGNFCTIDDAGLITDRRAGRISSEQAAPICEKLHNGVKIPGVEVFVKHVKEYRLVICFRAPGLEGEVHDTDPQKTGVKALDPVAKAPGSQRTAEIAKEFLRQAKEILKDCSPANFLTMRGIDKKPPIPTFEEVYGLKAGALAVYPMYRGLARLVSMDILDAGQTLDDQCEQLKKSWNDYDFFFIHFKYTDSSGEDGDFKKKVAKTEELDTAIPKIMALNPTVLIVTGDHSTPSKMKSHSWHPVPTMIVADTCRFDGSTSFGESECRKGGLGTFEAKYLMPMALAHAGRLEKFGA
- a CDS encoding serine protease, which encodes MRWWIAGLQVLSVSLVLAGSGGEALFAQGEGVRIERATTFAEDDALLDKAKAFMESKVSLDVRSARQQLRRPRAEAITLRPPSTKPLTGRGVAQAARRAFLRFGWYGFDEEGLDGFSLGAAYAITDDGVFATCHHCVDPEGITEGCLVAMTETDQILPVKAILAYDRDLDAAIVRVDLSSLGAETKIEPLAFNSDVFPGDKAYCYSDPLDAYGYFSDGIVNRFYRVPPPERKRNPVAADALVLLRLNVSTDWAPGSSGAAVLDECGNAIGHVSAIWSLSDDVPFEIAEEPDAESGTPKDSPPKGEEATPPGEKGTAEEPDAGGAEMEMPRTDEEIIHTGPVLITLHEAIPAAAIRKLVEKMNQTAGEKSGRQAGTPIPARGGKREASAGPR
- a CDS encoding DUF3500 domain-containing protein, with protein sequence MSANPQRPCDDCQSSFDRRSFLQSVGGTVLTGLAAQAIWAPASSALYAAPSKSSAAESAAGRLFASLNESQKKTLVFPFDHELRSKVNANWHITKPLVRDDFFTKEQRALVTEIVKNVTTPDGYERIVKQTEYDDGGIGGYSIAMFGSPDSDKFQFELTGRHLTLRADGNSVDKAAFGGPIVYGHGEEDPKENLFSYQTKQVNEVFGALDAKQAKAALLPKAPNEAAVPIQGAGKTYPGLAISELSADQRALVEKTLKTLLGPYRSEDVDEVFEILKASGGIDQLHLAFYQQGDLGDDRVWDIWRVEGPAFVWHFRGAPHVHAYVNIGTIG
- a CDS encoding tetratricopeptide repeat protein, whose product is MARAALLITALTVQAAANDRVHVQYPEKSGEVILVGEIADFVGDRLTIRLRTSGPETVSASQILHIDTYYNPAHRAGLALLDKGDVPAARAALVTALKDEHRKWVDREILAALIRCDLRTENLLAAGETFASLLDADPESRHWSTAPLVWTPVPVGVPLQSRARQWMNDPRPGMQLVAASILLLDPVYGDIARRSMEELARTPQPPVAALARAQLWRTRLGGQAIPEKELQSWRTEIEYLPAWLRAGPQYLLGRGYLSRNLPRDAVTEWLWLGTSYKDLETLSVRALTEAVEALREVASESEAEAVAAMLRREFPWAAGSVPQGNGGSQAP
- a CDS encoding signal peptidase II, which encodes MSTTESLSRRFRLLVLCGLLVALVGCDQATKKYAVDNWRGQPEQRYLNGYFRINYAENPGAFLSLFAGFPPQVRFWILTVGNGAVLLGFGIYLIAGKHPDKWFFTGLALVVVGGIGNLIDRIRLGGRVIDFLILGKELPLQTGVFNVADIAITTGFLMLIPLVIRGEAKAREEEATAVPATTPVAS
- a CDS encoding vWA domain-containing protein; the protein is MNAPATPTRRGRIRDWLRPRERWMVVPSWLLSLLFHGTVLLVASQLAGRTPVRPDIEGNGGDGFREVGIYTGEPAGGSGNLGTGDALPAGDPAMTNAAAPAPSAEAPYVPATAPVEIPLPEVLTEGPAVIGPGTNAAPPEIASTLGNNLLRSGSGALTSGGGGGGPGGTGRPGMGTGTGDGIGSGRGGTTFIGARDEGNRFVYVIDSSGSMADFDALLAAKSELMTSLEALKEKQQFQVIFYNTKLRMLVTRDQRFPMFYGTDAQRLQVAEQLRSIEPMDGTLHFPALAEALKFHPDVIFFLTDGADPAMNARDLEELRIRNKEGAHIHCIEFGEGPVSKVNHAGNFLVKLAGQHNGKYIYRDVTQFRRKGG